A window of Acidimicrobiales bacterium genomic DNA:
ACCCGCCGGGCCGCCACCTCGTCCTCGCCCAGCCGGTGCCGGGCCACGACGCCCTCCACCAGCCGGAGACCATCGGCGATCCGCCCGTCGGGCAGGTCGACCAGGCGGGTGGCGTCGACCAGCGAGGCGACCGCGTCCACCCCCGCGGCGTCGTCGAGGTCGACTTCCAGCCGGGCCAGCAGCTCGTCGGGCTGGCAGGGACCCTCGGCCAGCGCGGCGAGGAGGGCATCGAAGGTGACGGTGGGGCGGGGCACGGCGGGACGCTACCGGTGGGCCCCCGGAGGCCACCCGGTCCGCCGGCTCTCACCAGGCTCGGAGCCGACACGTGCCGCCCCGGCGTGGGGGGCCAGCGGCGACCACGCCCTACGCTCCTCCGATGGCCGAGAGCCGCCTCCACCTCCTGCGGCGCCGGATGGTCAACGCAGCCCTCCACCGGGGGTACCGGTGGGCCCGCTCGGCCGGCGCCATCGCCCCGGGCACGGCGGCCGCCGGGCGCTTCGGCTCGTTCGGGCCGGGCAGCCTCGTCGCCTTCCCGTGGTCGACCCTCTACGGCGAGGGCCAGATCCACCTGGGCCGGGACACCTTGGTGGGGGCCTGGTCGACGCTGGCCACGGGCTACTCACCGGAGCAGGGCACGGTGCCGCCCCGCGCCCTGGTCATCGGGGACCGCTGCGTGATCGGCCTGCGGGCGGGCATCGTGGCCCACGAGTCGATCGAGATCGGCCACGACGTCTGGTTCGGGCAGGACGTGTTCGTCACCGACTCGAACCACAGCTACGCCGACCTCGACGTCCCCATCGGCCGGCAGCTCGGCAAGCACCAGCCGGTCACCATCGGCGACGGCTCGTGGATCGGCCACGGGGCGGTGATCCTGCCCGGGGCCCGCATCGGCCGCATGGCCATCGTGGCCGCCGGCTCGGTGGTGCGGGGCGAGGTCCCCGACCGCTGCATCGTGGGGGGCGTGCCCGCCCGGCTCCTCCGGGTGATCTCCGAGGACGAGCGCGAGGGTGGCCCGGCCGGCCACCCGGACCTGCTGCGGCCGGCGCCCTGAGCCCGGGCCGCCCGGGCCCGGTCCACCGCGACGGGGACCGGGCCCGGGCGGAGGGTCAGGAGGCGTAGCCCACCGAGGACGACCGGTTGCTCATGCCGGGCAGGTCCCAGACGATGCCCCAGCCGCCGGTGGTCACCAGGTTGTCGCCGCCCATTCCGGCCTCGTCGAAGTGCTTGATGACGCCGCAGGCCCGGTGGCGGGTGGAGCTGATGGCGTTGTTCCACGGGTCACCGGCACTGAAGGAGATGCTCTCGTTGCAGTTCCCGGTGACGGTGAGGGCCGGAGTGACGCCGCCACCGCCGTCGTAGTGGGTGGCCACCGTGGTGGACCGCAGCATGCTCCCGGCCCACTCGCCGGGCTCGACCCACTCGCAGGCCACGTCGGAGGTGACCCCGGCCTCGACCTCCTCGTAGGAGAGGGTCGAGGTGGTGCAGCTCAGGACGAGGGCCGGCTCCTGGGCGACGGCGGCACTGGGGCTCTGGGCCACCACGGCGACCGGCGTGAGGGTGCAGGCCGCGGCGATCCGGGCCAGCACGGGACGGGTGAGGAGGGGGTGGGCCATCGGGGCTCCTTGTGTGTGTCGGTGTGTCGGTGGTGGGAGGAGGTGGGGCGGGGCGCGGCGCGTTGGGGCGCGGCGCTCGCCGATGGGGTTCAGCCGGCTTCGGTCGGCCGGGGGCTGACCTCGGCCAGGCGGTACAGGACCGTCGTCGGGTCCTCGGTGACGGTGCTGGGCCCGTCGACCCGGATGGCGAGGGGTCGAGCGGTGCGGGGGTCGAGCAGGACCTCCACCCGGTCCCCGTCGACGGTGGCCACGAAGGCCACGCCCCTGCGGCCGGCAGCATCGGAGCGCCGGCCGTCGGGGATGAAGCCCAGGTCGTCCATGATGGCGACCAGGGCGACCCGCACCTCGGGGGCCACGGTGGGCACGGCGAGCAGGAAGGCGACGTGCTCGGGTCGAGGGGTGCCCTCGCCCCGCACCTCCAGGGTGTGCCGGAGGGCGGCCAGCAGGGCGTCGGGGTCGGCGGGCAGGGCCGCGACCTCGTCGGGGACGAAGCCGGCGACGGTCAGGGACCCGGGCCTGCCGACGTGGTCGGTCTCCTGGCCGTTCCCGTCCTCCCCGGGCAGGGGCAGGGTCCGGGCCCGGCCCGAGCCGTCGCCGGCGATCCACTGCTCGTGGCGGAAGGCCAGCACCCCGTCCTCTCGCTGGGCCTCGTCGGGGATCTGGTCCATCACCAGGTGGAGGTAGGGGTGCTCCGGGTCGAGGGCGACGGTCGGTTGGAGCCGGGCCACCGCGGCCAGCTGGGCCAGGGTGGGAACGGGCCGGAGCGGCGTGCCGGGAGGGCCGGCGATCACCTGGTCCGAGGAGCCGGCGCCGGGCAGCAGGAGGCTGGCGACGACCAGGGCGCAGGCCAGGACGGCCGCGGCCATGGTTGCGGGCCGCAGCCAGGGCAGGGCCGGGAGGTCGGGCCGGCCGGCGGGGCCCATCGCCACCCGCCGGCGGACCTCGGCCAGGATGCGGTCCTCGACGTCGGGGGCCAGCATCGGGGGCACGTCCCAGCGGTGTCGCCCGGACCTTCGGGTCAGGCCGATCACGAGAGGGGCTCCGACCCGATGTCGGCGGCCAGCCGGCGGCGAGCCCGGTTGAGCCGCGACCGGACGGTGCCGATGGGGACGTCGAGGTGGTCGGCCATGCCCTGGTAGGTGGCGCCGGGCTGGGCGGCCAGGAGCAGCACCTCCCGGTCGATGCGCTCGGCCCGCCCCAGGGCCACGTCGACCAGGGCCATCCGCTCGGCCGCGGCCAGGGCCTCGGACACCTCCTCCTCGACCACGTCGGCCAGGCTGGCCAGGCGACGCTGGGCGGCCAGGGCGACATGCGCCCGGGCTCGGCGTCGCTCCTGGCGGAAGTGGTGGCGCATCACGTTGAGGGCGATGCCGTGGAGCCAGCCCTGCACCGTGCCCCGATCGGGGTCGTAGGTGTCGCGCTGGGCCCACGCCTCGACGAAGGTCTGGGCCGTCAGCTCCTCACCGAGGTCGTAACCGACCCGGGCCCGGAGGTAGCGGTGCACCGAACGGACGTGGGCCCGATACAACTCGGAGGCGTTGCCGGCCCAGGTGGGTGTCGACGCCGTCGGGCACGGCGCGGCCGAGGGATCGGCTCCTTCGCTCTGCACCCACTCACCCCCACGTGCTGTGACCGCCTGATCCCAAGTGGCAGGCATCAGAGCACTTTGCGCATTGCCGACCATGCGCGATCTAGGGGATTCGCCGCTACCTCATGTCGGGCACGAACAGCGGGCCTACCGCCACGACGTGGGTCTCGGCCCGGATCGGCGCGAGCCGACACCCAACTCTCGGCAAGGGTGGCCCGGGCACGGGCCGACCTCGCCAACCCTCCCAAGGTGTTGGAGGCGGCGACAGCGGGGGCCCGCTCCCGGCCCGAGACCCCTCAGCGGGCCGGGGCAGCAGGGACGCCCGGGGACCGGCCGTACCCTGCCGGGATGGACCTGCGCCGTCGCACCCCGGTGGTGACCGCCCTGGTCGGAACGGCGCTGGTGGCGGCGCTGGCCGGCTGCGGGCGTGAGCCGTCGTTCGAGGACCGCACCGCCCGCCTGGCCGTCGACGGCCAGGTCACCACCTTCGAGGTCGACGGTTGCCTCCTCGACGGCCAGACCGCCTACGTGGCCGGCCACGACGCCGACGGCAGCACCGTGCAGGCGGTGATCGGCGTGGAGGTGGACGGCACCACCGGGGTGCCCGCCTCCACCGGCATCAGCGTGGCCGGCACCGGGGACGTGCCGTCGGTGGCGGCCTTCGGGCCCGAGGCCTGGCAGCGCCGGGGGGAGGACGGGGACCCACCCGGCCGCATCGCCACCGCCGGCATCAGGGGATCGCGCCTGCG
This region includes:
- a CDS encoding RNA polymerase sigma factor; the protein is MQSEGADPSAAPCPTASTPTWAGNASELYRAHVRSVHRYLRARVGYDLGEELTAQTFVEAWAQRDTYDPDRGTVQGWLHGIALNVMRHHFRQERRRARAHVALAAQRRLASLADVVEEEVSEALAAAERMALVDVALGRAERIDREVLLLAAQPGATYQGMADHLDVPIGTVRSRLNRARRRLAADIGSEPLS
- a CDS encoding acyltransferase — its product is MAESRLHLLRRRMVNAALHRGYRWARSAGAIAPGTAAAGRFGSFGPGSLVAFPWSTLYGEGQIHLGRDTLVGAWSTLATGYSPEQGTVPPRALVIGDRCVIGLRAGIVAHESIEIGHDVWFGQDVFVTDSNHSYADLDVPIGRQLGKHQPVTIGDGSWIGHGAVILPGARIGRMAIVAAGSVVRGEVPDRCIVGGVPARLLRVISEDEREGGPAGHPDLLRPAP